A part of Antechinus flavipes isolate AdamAnt ecotype Samford, QLD, Australia chromosome 6, AdamAnt_v2, whole genome shotgun sequence genomic DNA contains:
- the PTH gene encoding parathyroid hormone, with protein MVSAKDVARAIMVLYVIGFLTNADGKSIKKRAVTEVQLMHDWAEYLNRETRLEWLRKKLAEILPPSTISHGAPRALVAPAEVRLRKRADTSLIANQDHQLAPGEKTHGKTDKADVDILSKINP; from the exons ATGGTTTCTGCAAAAGATGTAGCAAGAGCCATCATGGTCTTGTATGTAATTGGCTTTCTTACAAATGCTGATGGAAAATCAATTAA GAAAAGAGCTGTGACCGAAGTACAACTGATGCATGATTGGGCTGAATACCTGAACAGGGAAACCAGGTTGGAATGGCTGAGAAAGAAGCTTGCGGAGATACTGCCCCCCAGTACTATCTCCCATGGGGCCCCTAGGGCCCTGGTGGCCCCTGCAGAGGTCCGGCTCCGAAAGAGAGCAGACACCAGTCTGATTGCAAATCAGGATCACCAGCTGGCTCCGGGAGAGAAGACACACGGGAAGACTGACAAGGCTGACGTGGACATCCTGTCTAAAATCAATCCTTAG